DNA sequence from the Candidatus Kaistella beijingensis genome:
CCGTCCCAACCAACCACGTCAAAAGGATGGGTTGCGTAAATGAAATCCCAAATTTGATTTTCCTTTTTTACTTTAATTAAAAACTCGCCTCTTTCGTCTTTCGGTTCCACAAAAGATGGCGCAATGATGTCTCTCTCACAAAACGGTGAATGCTCCAAAAGTTGCCCGAATTCGTTTCTGTAACGTTTAGGCGTATAAATCGGGGAGTGTGCTTCAACAAAGAAAATTACGTTTTTTTCGTCTTTAAAATCAATGTGATAAATTGTTCCGCGTGGAATGATTAAATAATCTCCAACAGAAAAATCCAGATTTCCGACAAAAGTTTTCAACGTTCCGTTACCTTCGTGGATGAAGAGGAGTTCGTCGCACTCTGCGTTTTTGTAAAAATATTCGGAGGATTTTCTTGGTTTTGCGAGTCCCATTTTCAGGTCGTTGTTCAACATGAGAACTTTTCGGCTGTCGAGAAAATCGTCTTCAGCAATAACGTTCATTCCTTTGAACATTCGCGGCGTCACATTTTTTTCCACCGCGATTTTGGGAGTTACATCTTTCGGCTCGCTGATCGATTTGATCTGTGTAGGTCGATGAATGTGATAAAGAAGCGACGAAATTCCATGAAAACCTTCCGTCCCGAAAAGTTGCTCGTAATAGAATTGCTCGTCTTCGGATTTGAAAATGGTGTGGCGTTTCTGTGGGACTTTTCCCGATTGATGGTATCTCATTTTTACATTTTTACTCTAGGTAAATTTAATGAAATTTTCAGACTTCGGAAAAGAAGAGATTGTAAGATTGCGATAAAGACAAAAACAGTGCTGTCGAACATTAAAAACCAATCACCGGTTCATAAAACTCTTCCTCCATCACACCAAACTGCTGCGATAAAAGTTTTATTCCTTCTATATTTCTCAAGAAATTTTC
Encoded proteins:
- a CDS encoding homogentisate 1,2-dioxygenase, which translates into the protein MRYHQSGKVPQKRHTIFKSEDEQFYYEQLFGTEGFHGISSLLYHIHRPTQIKSISEPKDVTPKIAVEKNVTPRMFKGMNVIAEDDFLDSRKVLMLNNDLKMGLAKPRKSSEYFYKNAECDELLFIHEGNGTLKTFVGNLDFSVGDYLIIPRGTIYHIDFKDEKNVIFFVEAHSPIYTPKRYRNEFGQLLEHSPFCERDIIAPSFVEPKDERGEFLIKVKKENQIWDFIYATHPFDVVGWDGFFYPYKFNIKNFEPITGRVHLPPPIHQNFEAHNFVVCSFVARMYDYHPLAIPAPYNHSNIDSDEVLFYTEGDFMSRNHIDLMDFTLHPGGIVHGPHPGAMERSIGKKFTEEYAVMVDPFRPLKLTEEAMKIEDPSYATSWLETPENHLGDRSQE